In a genomic window of Penaeus vannamei isolate JL-2024 chromosome 38, ASM4276789v1, whole genome shotgun sequence:
- the LOC138859756 gene encoding mucin-5AC-like, whose protein sequence is MALPQHHRKPNHNIITANATVSTTGRYHSITTAIPTSPQSQPIGITSITTDPTTATATVSTTGRYHSITTPIPTSPQSQPKGITTASPQPPLQSQPQGATTASPHPFPHHHSLNQKASPQHRHSHRYSLNHRALPQHHHTHSLITTASTKRHHHSIATATRTRHHHSIATPSPTQRQLGAAISRGPRATGENPN, encoded by the coding sequence ATGGCGTTACCACAGCATCACCGCAAACCCAACCACAACATCATCACAGCCAATGCTACAGTCTCAACCACAGGGCGCTACCACAGCATCACCACAGCTATTCCCACATCACCACAGTCTCAACCAATAGGCATTACCAGCATCACAACAGACCCAACCACAGCCACAGCTACAGTCTCAACCACAGGGCGCTACCACAGCATCACCACACCCATTCCCACATCACCACAGTCTCAACCAAAAGGCATTACCACAGCATCACCACAGCCACCGCTGCAGTCTCAACCACAGGGCGCTACCACAGCATCACCACACCCATTCCCACATCACCACAGCCTCAACCAAAAGGCATCACCACAGCATCGCCACAGCCACCGCTACAGCCTCAACCACAGAGCGCTACCACAGCATCACCACACCCATTCCCTTATCACCACAGCCTCAACCAAAAGGCATCACCACAGCATCGCCACAGCCACTCGCACAAGGCATCACCACAGCATCGCCACCCCATCGCCAACACAAAGACAGCTGGGCGCCGCAATATCCCGGGGTCCGCGGGCCACGGGGGAGAATCCAAATTGA